The following nucleotide sequence is from Luteolibacter sp. Y139.
TGGTTTCCGGCGAAGATGGCTGGAAGTACGAGGAACGTCGTAGCGAATGGCACGTGACTTCCGACTCGGGAAGGATCGAGGGACGGGATGTTTTCCTCACTGGCCGGGCTGATACGCATGTGAAAATCCTGGGCGAATTGGTCGATCCGGTGGCGGTGGAGACGGAGTTGCTGGCGCTTTCGTCACGCAGGGATTTCGCGGTCGTCGCGGTGGCCGATGAGAGGGCTGGGAATCGGCTGGTTTTGGTTCATGAAGGCGATGCTGAAGGGCTTTCGGAAGCCGTTGATGCTTATCATCTCGCTTGCCCCGGGTTCCGGCGCATTTCGGGTTGTCTGGCGGTGGGGCGGATCGCCCGCAGCCCGCTGGGAAAAACCCTGCGGAAAGAGCTGTCACAGATCGTCGAGAATCGAGCGATTTGAAGATTGCCAAGAGCTCGACGGCGGCGAATAGTTCAGGAGTCTTGATTAAAAGACCTCTCCACTTTTTGCCACCGCGTGGTGGCTTGCCAGAGACCGGTGGCGGACCGGTGCTCAGCCCCTCTTTCTCCGCCCGATCCAAAACCAAACCTGCCATGCTCCAACGTGCCGAGGACGTCCAAGCTCGCCTTATCGAAATTCAACATGGGGGCTCCGTCCGCAAATCCAACGGTGCAGGAAAGCCGCGATCCCAACCTGGCGATCTAGGACTCAAGGCCCCCACGCAAACCGCCAAGAGCTTCGTTCTCGATACCAATGTGCTGCTCCATGACCCGGCCTGCCTTGGTCGCTTCACGGACAATCATATTTGTATCCCGGTGGATGTGCTGGCCGAGCTGGATCGCTTCAAGACCGAGCAATCCGAGCGTGGTGCCAATGCCCGCAAGATCCACCGCAAGCTGACGGAGATGTTCTCCTGCTCAAAGCGGGTGACTGAAGGCGTGGACACCGATGGCGGCGGTACGATCCGACTGGTGGTGTATGATCCCGCGCTGTGCCCGAAGAACTCGGAAATGCTGCAGCGCTTCCACCGTATCTTTCCCGACAAGGAGCGAGTCGATCACCGCATCCTCGCCTGCACGCTGCTGCTGATGGCCTACAACAAGGCTCCCGTGGTGCTCGTCACCAAGGACCTCAACATGCAGCTCAAGGCCCGCGCGGTCGGCATCGATTGCCAGGATTATCTCAATGACAAGGTCGATGCCCGCGAGGTCTCCAGCTACGATGTCCGTCGTATCGAGGTCGAGGGATCGGAGATGCAGCGCTTCGCGAGCTCCGGCGAGATCGAGATCGAGGCCGACCGGCTTTCCGAGCTGGTGCTGAACCAATATGTGCTGCTGGAAGCTGGCGAACGGCAGACGATGCCGGCGCGCATGGCTGCCGGTGGCAAACTGGTGCGCCTGCAAATTCCCGAGGCGCTCAAGATCCAGGACGGCACCGCGCTCAAGCCGATGAACCTCGGCCAGCGTTGCCTGATCGATGCCCTGCTCAATCCCGACATCTCCCTGGTGACCTGCTATGGTCAGGCTGGCACCGGCAAGACGCTGGTAGCGGTGGCCGCGGGTCTCCACGAGATGTTCAACCGCCGCTACAATGGTCTCACCGTCAGCCGCCCGGTGGTGGCGATGGGCGAGCAGCTCGGTTTCCTGCCCGGCACGCTCGATGAAAAGATGCGGCCATGGCTGCAGCCGATCCACGACGCGCTCGAC
It contains:
- a CDS encoding PhoH family protein; this translates as MLQRAEDVQARLIEIQHGGSVRKSNGAGKPRSQPGDLGLKAPTQTAKSFVLDTNVLLHDPACLGRFTDNHICIPVDVLAELDRFKTEQSERGANARKIHRKLTEMFSCSKRVTEGVDTDGGGTIRLVVYDPALCPKNSEMLQRFHRIFPDKERVDHRILACTLLLMAYNKAPVVLVTKDLNMQLKARAVGIDCQDYLNDKVDAREVSSYDVRRIEVEGSEMQRFASSGEIEIEADRLSELVLNQYVLLEAGERQTMPARMAAGGKLVRLQIPEALKIQDGTALKPMNLGQRCLIDALLNPDISLVTCYGQAGTGKTLVAVAAGLHEMFNRRYNGLTVSRPVVAMGEQLGFLPGTLDEKMRPWLQPIHDALDLLMRPTTPLGPRRKQPKKEGGEGGGPVKKPWEHLMEQGIIEIEALAYIRGRSIPNRFFVLDEAQQLTPQEAKTVVTRMSRGSKLVMLGDPAQIDNPYVDSRSNGLVYTRNRLKGLPFVAHVSLNRGERSELADAGAQFM